In Agromyces sp. G08B096, a genomic segment contains:
- a CDS encoding DUF3107 domain-containing protein, with protein MDVRIGIQNSPRELGFESSQTAAEIQQAVEAALSGQSSLLKLADDKGTVYVVPAAALAYIEIGSEESRRIGFVA; from the coding sequence GTGGACGTTCGCATCGGCATCCAGAACTCCCCTCGTGAACTCGGGTTCGAGTCGTCCCAGACGGCCGCCGAGATCCAGCAGGCCGTCGAGGCCGCGCTCTCGGGGCAGTCCTCGCTGCTCAAGCTCGCCGATGACAAGGGCACGGTCTACGTGGTGCCCGCCGCGGCGCTCGCCTACATCGAGATCGGCTCGGAGGAATCCCGCCGCATCGGGTTCGTCGCCTGA
- a CDS encoding PD-(D/E)XK nuclease family protein: MPRTTPSLELAAGAPDRAAQPASALARADVDPARAHVLGLPDGVSAAVFGAPGSGKTSLAVELVADRVERRGYDVDEVLVVSASRATATALRDRIAVRLGVTTRGPMARTANSIAFQLVRARTGRPVTLLTGAEHDQLIGELLEAAAADGGGPAWPDPLGDDVRRLRGFRSELRELVMRAVEHGADGPALRTLGQAAGRPEWVAAGDFLDEYAEVKELVRGAQYDSAELGAYAAAILAESAAGDPEAELALGTLAKLRLVVVDDAQEATQATAALLAGFAARGVAVIALGDPDIAGNGFRGGRPELLGSLGAMLGGRAVERIDLGVRHRGRPALHALVAEVTSRIGVALGGSHRAAAGLSDAVAGAKPHDDDPLAPILGIEAPSHAAECQSIAALLRERHLLGGIPWSSMAVVLRSGGDVPAFERALALADVPTAGAVARMPLRDAPVAAALLRAASLALGRDELTGPLAVDLLTGPLGRLDAVGLRRLRLALRHEELAAGGDRTADELLVDALDAPGGFETIDAAPARRAGRLAKLLAAARGVATRGGTIEEVLWALWDGSGLASEWGAQSTGTGVLAEEANRSLDAAVALFAAAQRFVERSPGAPPARFVDEVLASELPEDSLAPQRTAETVFVGTPSALVGREFDVVVVAGLQEGVWPNLRPRGTLLHAALLPRAIAAWRSGEPMPTPDTAAEARASVRSDELRLFALAISRARRQLVLACTANDDEQPSVLMGYAPQRIRPSRRRPLHLRGLVGALRREAVDAGSGEAAAALALLAEAGVPGAHPDEWYGLREPSTTVPLVDLDHDPEAVVDVSPSQIDRAEESPLGWFVDHIASPPSGLAASIGTIVHAVVEAAGARTDGDIGVETLWADVEARLETLRFEAGWVAERERRGARRMTEGAAGYLAAFADDGKVLLGAEGRFTLVAGRARLTGTIDRVEASPDGTTVIVDLKTGSRPPTGPETAGHPQLAAYQLAARGGVVPNAGRLGGAKLVYVAKPAGGAAYTERAQQPFDDEAEAEFRGRLDAVARTMAGSSFETSAELPFRSRFAGWHYRVQIVPAVSA; the protein is encoded by the coding sequence ATGCCCCGCACCACCCCGTCGCTCGAGCTCGCCGCTGGCGCTCCCGACCGCGCCGCGCAGCCTGCGTCGGCCCTCGCCCGCGCCGACGTCGATCCGGCCCGGGCACACGTGCTCGGGCTGCCCGACGGCGTCTCGGCCGCGGTGTTCGGCGCCCCCGGCTCGGGCAAGACCTCGCTCGCCGTCGAGCTCGTCGCCGACCGCGTCGAGCGGCGCGGCTACGACGTCGACGAGGTGCTCGTGGTCTCGGCGAGCCGGGCCACCGCGACCGCGCTCCGAGACCGCATCGCCGTCCGTCTCGGCGTCACCACGCGCGGCCCCATGGCGCGCACCGCGAACTCGATCGCCTTCCAGCTCGTGCGGGCGCGCACGGGTCGCCCCGTGACGCTCCTGACGGGCGCCGAGCACGACCAGCTCATCGGCGAGCTGCTCGAGGCTGCGGCCGCCGACGGCGGCGGGCCCGCCTGGCCCGACCCCCTCGGCGACGACGTCCGGCGGCTGCGGGGATTCCGCTCGGAGCTCCGCGAGCTCGTCATGCGGGCCGTGGAGCACGGCGCCGACGGGCCGGCGCTCCGAACGCTCGGGCAGGCGGCCGGGCGGCCCGAGTGGGTGGCGGCCGGCGACTTCCTCGACGAGTACGCCGAGGTGAAGGAGCTCGTGCGGGGCGCGCAGTACGACTCGGCCGAGCTCGGCGCGTACGCGGCCGCGATCCTCGCCGAGTCGGCGGCGGGCGACCCCGAGGCCGAGCTGGCGCTCGGCACCCTCGCGAAGCTCAGGCTCGTCGTCGTCGACGACGCGCAGGAGGCGACGCAGGCCACCGCCGCGCTGCTCGCCGGATTCGCCGCGCGCGGGGTCGCGGTCATCGCGCTCGGCGACCCCGACATCGCCGGCAACGGCTTCCGCGGCGGGCGCCCCGAGCTGCTCGGCTCGCTCGGCGCCATGCTCGGCGGACGCGCCGTCGAGCGCATCGACCTCGGCGTGCGCCACCGCGGGCGGCCGGCGCTGCACGCGCTCGTCGCCGAGGTGACGAGCCGCATCGGCGTCGCCCTCGGCGGCAGCCACCGCGCGGCCGCCGGGCTGAGCGACGCCGTCGCCGGCGCGAAGCCCCACGACGACGACCCGCTCGCACCCATCCTCGGCATCGAGGCGCCGTCGCACGCGGCCGAGTGCCAGTCGATCGCCGCGCTCCTCCGGGAGCGGCACCTGCTCGGAGGCATCCCGTGGTCGTCGATGGCGGTCGTGCTGCGCTCCGGCGGCGACGTGCCCGCGTTCGAACGCGCCCTCGCGCTCGCCGACGTGCCGACCGCGGGTGCCGTCGCCCGGATGCCGCTCCGCGACGCGCCCGTCGCGGCGGCGCTGCTGCGCGCCGCATCGCTCGCCCTCGGCCGCGACGAGCTCACCGGGCCGCTCGCGGTCGACCTGCTCACGGGTCCGCTCGGTCGCCTCGACGCGGTGGGGCTGCGCCGCCTGCGGCTGGCGCTCCGGCACGAAGAGCTCGCCGCGGGCGGCGACCGCACCGCCGACGAACTGCTCGTCGATGCGCTCGACGCACCCGGCGGGTTCGAGACCATCGACGCCGCGCCCGCGCGGCGGGCGGGCCGGCTGGCGAAGCTGCTCGCCGCGGCGAGAGGCGTCGCGACCCGCGGCGGCACCATCGAAGAGGTGCTGTGGGCGCTCTGGGACGGCAGCGGGCTGGCCTCGGAGTGGGGCGCGCAGTCCACCGGCACGGGGGTGCTCGCCGAGGAGGCGAACCGATCCCTCGACGCGGCGGTCGCGCTCTTCGCCGCGGCGCAGCGGTTCGTGGAGCGCTCGCCGGGCGCGCCGCCCGCTCGGTTCGTCGACGAGGTGCTCGCGAGCGAACTGCCCGAAGACTCGCTCGCACCGCAGCGCACCGCCGAGACGGTCTTCGTCGGCACGCCCTCGGCCCTCGTCGGGCGGGAGTTCGACGTCGTGGTCGTCGCGGGCCTGCAGGAGGGCGTCTGGCCGAACCTGCGGCCGCGCGGCACGCTGCTGCACGCGGCGCTGCTGCCGCGCGCCATCGCCGCCTGGCGTTCCGGCGAGCCGATGCCAACCCCCGACACGGCCGCCGAGGCGCGTGCCTCGGTCCGGAGCGACGAACTGCGCCTGTTCGCGCTCGCGATCTCGCGAGCCAGGCGCCAGCTGGTGCTCGCCTGCACGGCGAACGACGACGAGCAGCCGTCGGTGCTCATGGGATACGCCCCGCAGCGCATCCGGCCCTCGCGGCGGCGGCCGCTGCACCTGCGCGGCCTCGTCGGAGCGCTCCGGCGCGAGGCCGTCGATGCGGGGTCCGGCGAAGCGGCGGCCGCGCTCGCGCTGCTGGCCGAAGCCGGCGTCCCCGGTGCGCATCCCGACGAGTGGTACGGCCTCCGCGAGCCGTCGACCACGGTGCCGCTCGTCGACCTCGACCACGACCCCGAGGCCGTGGTCGACGTGTCGCCCTCGCAGATCGACCGGGCCGAGGAGTCGCCGCTCGGCTGGTTCGTCGACCACATCGCCTCGCCGCCCTCGGGCCTCGCCGCCTCGATCGGCACGATCGTGCACGCCGTCGTCGAAGCCGCGGGCGCGCGCACCGACGGCGACATCGGCGTCGAGACGCTCTGGGCCGACGTCGAGGCGAGGCTCGAGACCCTGCGGTTCGAGGCCGGATGGGTCGCCGAGCGCGAGCGGCGCGGCGCGCGGCGGATGACCGAGGGCGCTGCCGGATACCTCGCCGCCTTCGCCGACGACGGCAAGGTCCTGCTCGGCGCCGAGGGCCGGTTCACCCTCGTCGCCGGACGTGCGCGGCTCACCGGCACCATCGACCGCGTCGAGGCCTCGCCCGACGGCACGACCGTCATCGTCGACCTGAAGACCGGTTCGCGGCCGCCGACGGGTCCCGAGACCGCCGGGCATCCGCAGCTCGCGGCGTACCAGCTCGCGGCGCGGGGCGGCGTGGTGCCGAACGCCGGGCGGCTCGGCGGCGCGAAGCTCGTCTACGTCGCGAAGCCCGCCGGTGGCGCCGCGTACACCGAGCGCGCGCAGCAGCCCTTCGACGACGAGGCCGAGGCGGAGTTCCGCGGCCGGCTCGACGCGGTCGCGCGCACCATGGCGGGCTCGAGCTTCGAGACCTCGGCCGAGCTGCCGTTCCGGTCGCGCTTCGCGGGCTGGCACTACCGCGTGCAGATCGTGCCGGCGGTGTCGGCATGA
- a CDS encoding ATP-dependent DNA helicase, translating to MTARAIAAAEIADRLGLHAPTPEQRAVIEADPTGRHLVVAGAGSGKTETMANRVVWLLANGHVDVPEVLGLTFTRKAAGELADRIRERVAQLVAGGIADLDLDPLEAASVGTYHSFASAIYREHALLIGREPDAAVLGEASAWQLARQVAASSSDPRLIELDLSLDRVTAAVLSLSRALAENVADARDVRAWTRDFLAMADLPIGRPRKRTPFESFTKALGVVDALPPLLELADAYAAAKRERGYVEFSDQVALALTICEGHPEVVAGYRERYRSVLLDEYQDTSVVQTRLLAVLFGGTAVMAVGDPDQSIYGWRGASAANLARFGRDFGGDAGASVFDLSTSWRNPRIVLDAANALIAPLDSGVAKAPLGASPFAGAGRLEVAWHETIDEEAAHVADWFAARVLGRGDAAPTGALLCRTFANVGVFAHALRERGVPVHILGIAGLLDQPVIADLVCALRVLHDPTAGAELIRLLAGARWRIGAADLAALRGLARWLAERDAASRRLEPDVRRGIRDSIAPEESPSIVDALDMLTSTPDEHRALAGFSAAGLARLRRAGAQLQSLRRRAGLGLVDFVALVQQELVLDIEVDANGDQPLGRPSLEAFDDLLSGFVEVSEQPTLGAFLGWLTEAEQRDRLAPRQDEPEPGAVQVLTIHGSKGLEWDVVAIPRLVDDELPAKPRTTAGWLAVGELPNDFKGDRDELPELMWRGSQSQHEFDEAMTAFRAENAARDAEEERRLAYVAVTRTRDELLLTGSWWATQKTPRQPSPYLRELVQAGIVSGEALPAASAFEQNPLAERSSTVVWPLDPLGPRRPRVEAAADAVRRAAERPTGAGIGPALRAELDLLLEERRRRLAGPDAPAIPVRVPASRFKDYVDDPAAVAEQLRRPMPQRPFRATRIGTLFHRWVEHRATGEGDAESIDALDGVPLDELAWADDAVGAADERLPDPAPERLRELQATFEASPWGGLRPSAVELELHLPLGAHVFVCKLDAVYEIAPDSELGAAGIRAQVVDWKTGKAPRDARDLELKQTQLALYRLAYSTWSGLPVEAIDACFYFVEDDRVIRPGELSDEAALRAAWAAAVSDGTVESEDRHRGMRHDSAARAVGAAGGPGASAQSVG from the coding sequence ATGACCGCCCGCGCCATCGCCGCGGCCGAGATCGCCGACCGGCTCGGACTGCACGCCCCGACGCCCGAGCAGCGCGCCGTGATCGAGGCCGACCCGACGGGGCGTCACCTCGTCGTCGCGGGTGCGGGCAGTGGCAAGACCGAGACCATGGCCAACCGCGTGGTGTGGCTGCTCGCCAACGGCCACGTCGACGTGCCCGAGGTACTCGGCCTCACCTTCACCCGCAAGGCCGCCGGCGAGCTCGCCGACCGCATTCGCGAGCGGGTGGCGCAGCTCGTCGCCGGCGGCATCGCCGACCTCGACCTCGACCCGCTGGAAGCGGCCTCGGTCGGCACCTACCACTCCTTCGCGAGCGCGATCTACCGCGAGCACGCGCTGCTCATCGGCCGCGAACCCGACGCGGCCGTGCTCGGCGAGGCATCCGCCTGGCAGCTCGCGCGCCAGGTGGCCGCCTCGTCGTCCGACCCTCGGCTCATCGAGCTCGACCTCTCGCTCGACCGGGTGACCGCGGCCGTCCTCTCGCTGAGCCGCGCGCTCGCCGAGAACGTCGCCGACGCGCGCGACGTGCGCGCGTGGACCCGCGATTTCCTCGCGATGGCCGATCTGCCCATCGGGCGGCCGCGGAAGCGCACGCCCTTCGAGTCGTTCACGAAGGCGCTCGGCGTCGTCGACGCGCTGCCGCCCCTCCTCGAGCTCGCCGACGCCTACGCTGCGGCCAAACGCGAGCGCGGCTACGTCGAGTTCTCCGACCAGGTGGCGCTCGCGCTCACGATCTGCGAGGGGCATCCCGAGGTCGTCGCGGGGTACCGCGAACGGTACCGCTCGGTGCTGCTCGACGAGTATCAAGACACCTCGGTGGTGCAGACGCGGCTGCTCGCGGTGCTCTTCGGCGGCACCGCGGTCATGGCCGTCGGCGACCCCGACCAGTCGATCTACGGCTGGCGGGGCGCGAGCGCGGCGAACCTGGCCCGCTTCGGCCGCGACTTCGGCGGCGACGCCGGCGCTTCGGTGTTCGACCTGTCGACGAGCTGGCGGAACCCGCGGATCGTGCTCGACGCGGCGAACGCGCTCATCGCGCCGCTCGATTCGGGCGTGGCCAAGGCGCCCCTCGGCGCCTCGCCGTTCGCCGGGGCGGGCCGGCTGGAGGTGGCCTGGCACGAGACCATCGACGAGGAGGCCGCCCACGTTGCCGACTGGTTCGCCGCCCGCGTGCTCGGCCGGGGCGACGCGGCTCCCACCGGGGCCCTGCTGTGCCGGACGTTCGCGAACGTCGGCGTGTTCGCCCACGCCCTCCGCGAGCGAGGCGTGCCGGTGCACATCCTCGGCATCGCCGGCCTCCTCGATCAGCCCGTCATCGCGGATCTCGTGTGCGCGCTCCGCGTCCTGCACGACCCCACCGCCGGAGCCGAGCTCATCCGGCTGCTCGCTGGTGCCAGATGGCGTATCGGGGCGGCCGATCTCGCCGCACTCCGCGGGCTGGCGCGCTGGCTCGCCGAGCGCGACGCGGCCAGTCGGCGCCTCGAACCCGACGTGCGCCGCGGCATCCGGGATTCGATCGCGCCCGAGGAGTCGCCGTCGATCGTCGACGCCCTCGACATGCTCACCTCGACGCCCGACGAGCATCGCGCGCTCGCCGGGTTCAGCGCGGCCGGCCTCGCTCGCCTGCGGCGCGCGGGCGCCCAGCTGCAGTCGCTCCGGCGTCGCGCGGGGCTCGGCCTGGTGGACTTCGTCGCGCTCGTCCAGCAGGAGCTGGTGCTCGACATCGAGGTCGACGCGAACGGCGACCAGCCGCTCGGCCGGCCGAGCCTCGAGGCGTTCGACGATCTGCTCTCGGGTTTCGTCGAGGTCTCGGAGCAGCCCACGCTCGGCGCGTTCCTCGGCTGGCTGACCGAGGCCGAGCAGCGCGACCGTCTGGCGCCCCGCCAGGACGAGCCCGAGCCCGGTGCCGTGCAGGTCCTCACGATCCACGGGTCGAAGGGACTCGAGTGGGACGTGGTCGCGATCCCGCGGCTGGTCGACGACGAGCTGCCGGCGAAGCCGCGGACGACGGCCGGATGGCTCGCGGTCGGCGAGCTTCCGAACGACTTCAAGGGCGACCGCGACGAACTGCCCGAGCTGATGTGGCGGGGGTCGCAGTCGCAGCACGAGTTCGATGAGGCGATGACCGCCTTCCGGGCCGAGAACGCGGCACGCGACGCGGAGGAGGAGCGGCGCCTCGCCTACGTCGCGGTCACCCGCACGCGCGACGAGCTGCTGCTCACCGGCTCGTGGTGGGCGACGCAGAAGACGCCTCGGCAGCCGAGCCCGTACCTGCGCGAGCTCGTCCAGGCGGGCATCGTCTCAGGCGAGGCGCTCCCCGCGGCATCCGCGTTCGAGCAGAACCCGCTCGCCGAGCGCAGCTCGACGGTGGTCTGGCCGCTCGACCCGCTGGGCCCGCGCCGGCCACGGGTCGAGGCCGCCGCGGATGCGGTGCGGCGTGCCGCCGAACGGCCGACGGGGGCGGGCATCGGCCCGGCGCTCCGAGCCGAGCTCGACCTGCTGCTCGAAGAACGCCGTCGCCGGCTTGCGGGTCCCGACGCGCCGGCGATCCCCGTGCGCGTGCCCGCATCGAGGTTCAAGGACTACGTCGACGATCCGGCGGCCGTCGCCGAGCAGTTGCGGCGGCCCATGCCGCAGCGGCCGTTCCGGGCCACCCGTATCGGCACGCTCTTCCACCGCTGGGTCGAGCACCGGGCGACCGGCGAGGGGGACGCCGAGTCCATCGACGCGCTCGATGGCGTGCCGCTGGATGAGCTCGCCTGGGCGGACGACGCGGTGGGCGCCGCCGATGAGCGGCTGCCGGATCCGGCGCCCGAACGACTCAGGGAGCTCCAGGCGACGTTCGAGGCGTCGCCGTGGGGCGGGCTGCGGCCGTCGGCCGTCGAGCTCGAGCTGCACCTGCCGCTCGGCGCGCACGTGTTCGTCTGCAAGCTCGACGCGGTGTACGAGATCGCGCCCGATTCGGAGCTGGGCGCGGCGGGCATCCGGGCCCAGGTCGTCGACTGGAAGACCGGCAAGGCTCCGCGCGACGCCCGCGACCTCGAACTGAAGCAGACGCAGCTGGCCCTGTACCGGCTCGCGTACTCGACGTGGTCGGGCCTGCCAGTCGAGGCGATCGACGCGTGCTTCTACTTCGTGGAGGACGACCGGGTCATCCGTCCGGGCGAGCTCTCCGACGAGGCCGCGCTTCGTGCGGCATGGGCGGCTGCGGTCTCCGACGGCACGGTCGAGTCCGAAGACCGGCACCGCGGAATGCGCCACGACTCGGCCGCGCGCGCCGTCGGCGCCGCGGGCGGGCCGGGCGCGAGCGCCCAGAGCGTCGGCTGA
- a CDS encoding phosphotransferase: protein MATAAVPGLEVRAAAPHTRGAQGGFDAVLLRDADGRHLVIRVPRSQAAETEQSADLVALRALTPGIRSRLPFDVPDFVGQAPIDGTRAVVTEYVPGDARSADELTAESRLAESVGLAVAAIHALPSGFVADAGLPRRSAAECRDDAIALIGRAADTGRLPAALLRRWEQAADDAALWRFEPTVVNGSLSADSILVAGEHVTGIIGWSQLAVGDPAQDLHWLLTSRGAAADRALEAYLVARDGGADEHLPRRALLHAELELARWLLHGVDTHDDTIIADAVGLLDGLVSSVHDQSSEPLAAETGPILTVGDVERLLDETPRDHVPREAGGALLTDAYDFSDLQRVGDEAPVGDLTAPIPLDLSDWGDAAPRDGDAPPGAVTGADDPARSEDAGGDADRGDAATGDRDRDATGGSARQGDGRASGEGRGPSAAASGS from the coding sequence TTGGCCACGGCGGCGGTGCCCGGACTGGAGGTGCGGGCCGCGGCCCCGCACACCCGCGGGGCGCAGGGCGGGTTCGACGCCGTACTGCTCCGCGACGCCGACGGGCGCCACCTCGTGATCCGCGTGCCGCGCTCGCAGGCGGCCGAGACGGAGCAATCCGCCGACCTCGTCGCGCTGCGCGCGCTGACCCCCGGCATCCGGTCGCGGCTGCCCTTCGACGTGCCCGACTTCGTCGGCCAGGCGCCCATCGACGGCACCCGCGCCGTCGTCACGGAATACGTGCCGGGCGACGCCCGGAGCGCTGACGAGCTCACGGCCGAATCCCGGCTCGCCGAGTCCGTCGGCCTCGCCGTCGCCGCGATCCACGCGTTGCCGAGCGGGTTCGTGGCCGACGCCGGGCTGCCGCGCCGCTCGGCGGCCGAGTGCCGCGACGACGCGATCGCGCTGATCGGCCGCGCGGCCGACACGGGCAGACTCCCCGCGGCGCTGCTGCGCCGCTGGGAGCAGGCGGCCGACGACGCGGCGCTCTGGCGCTTCGAGCCGACCGTCGTGAACGGGTCGCTCAGCGCCGACTCCATCCTCGTGGCCGGGGAACACGTGACCGGCATCATCGGCTGGTCGCAGCTCGCGGTCGGCGACCCGGCTCAAGACCTGCACTGGTTGCTCACCTCGCGCGGCGCCGCAGCCGACCGGGCGCTCGAGGCCTACCTCGTCGCCCGTGACGGCGGCGCCGATGAGCACCTGCCCCGTCGCGCGCTGCTCCACGCCGAGCTCGAGCTCGCACGCTGGCTGTTGCACGGCGTCGACACGCACGACGACACGATCATCGCCGACGCCGTCGGCCTCCTCGACGGCCTCGTCTCGAGCGTGCACGACCAGTCGAGCGAGCCGCTCGCGGCCGAGACCGGGCCGATCCTCACCGTGGGCGACGTCGAGCGGCTGCTCGACGAGACACCGCGCGATCACGTGCCGCGCGAGGCGGGCGGCGCCCTTCTCACCGACGCCTACGACTTCTCCGACCTGCAGCGCGTCGGCGATGAGGCGCCCGTCGGCGATCTCACCGCGCCCATCCCGCTCGACCTCAGCGACTGGGGCGACGCGGCGCCGCGCGACGGCGACGCACCTCCCGGCGCGGTGACCGGGGCGGACGACCCGGCGCGCTCGGAGGACGCCGGCGGCGATGCCGACCGCGGAGACGCGGCGACGGGCGACCGCGACCGCGACGCGACCGGCGGTTCCGCGCGCCAGGGCGACGGTCGCGCCTCCGGGGAAGGCCGGGGGCCGTCGGCCGCGGCATCCGGCAGCTGA
- the nudC gene encoding NAD(+) diphosphatase produces the protein MHAVPPLARTLIDRDGEARADGDLAERFDADPRARIVSVHAGRLLVAQQVEGSPVALDQRHPSTAPEPMLRVYLGRTVPAGAPVEVRVFDEAGAEAVEPEAARWQSLRALAPVLDDADASLATEAVALANWHERHPRCPRCGGATHPVQAGWARRCEVDDSLHFPRTDPAVIVLVTDDDDRVLLGSNALWEPGRFSLLAGFVEPGESLEAAVVREIGEEAGIAVDRVEYRASQPWPFPASIMLGFTARVAAGAHAGEARPDGEEILELRWFGRDDLAAATDDLVLPGPASIARWLLEQWYGGPIDSQTPWTTG, from the coding sequence ATGCACGCCGTGCCGCCGCTCGCTCGCACCCTGATCGATCGCGACGGCGAGGCTCGTGCCGACGGCGATCTCGCCGAGCGCTTCGACGCCGACCCGCGCGCGCGCATCGTCTCGGTGCACGCCGGCCGCCTGCTCGTCGCCCAGCAGGTGGAGGGGTCGCCGGTCGCTCTGGATCAGCGGCATCCCTCGACCGCGCCCGAGCCGATGCTCCGCGTCTACCTCGGCCGTACCGTCCCGGCCGGCGCACCGGTCGAGGTGCGCGTGTTCGACGAGGCGGGTGCCGAGGCGGTCGAGCCCGAAGCGGCTCGGTGGCAGAGCCTGCGGGCCCTCGCACCCGTGCTCGACGACGCCGACGCGAGCCTCGCGACCGAGGCCGTCGCGCTCGCGAACTGGCACGAGCGGCATCCGCGCTGCCCGCGCTGCGGCGGCGCGACCCACCCGGTGCAGGCCGGCTGGGCGCGGCGGTGCGAGGTCGACGACAGTCTGCACTTCCCGCGGACCGACCCAGCGGTCATCGTGCTGGTGACCGACGACGACGATCGGGTGCTGCTCGGTTCGAACGCGCTGTGGGAGCCCGGCCGGTTCTCGCTGCTCGCCGGCTTCGTCGAGCCGGGCGAGTCGCTCGAGGCGGCGGTGGTCCGCGAGATCGGCGAGGAGGCCGGTATCGCGGTCGACCGGGTGGAGTACCGGGCGAGCCAGCCCTGGCCCTTCCCGGCGAGCATCATGCTGGGCTTCACCGCCCGCGTGGCGGCCGGCGCGCACGCCGGCGAGGCCCGACCCGACGGCGAGGAGATCCTCGAGCTGCGCTGGTTCGGTCGCGACGACCTCGCGGCCGCGACCGACGACCTCGTGCTGCCAGGCCCGGCCTCGATCGCGCGCTGGCTGCTGGAGCAGTGGTACGGCGGACCGATCGACTCCCAGACCCCGTGGACGACCGGATGA
- a CDS encoding ATP-dependent helicase — translation MTPADADPLLAGLDDEQRVAAEALLRPVCVLAGAGTGKTRAITHRIAYGVASGAYDPKRIMALTFTARAAAELRGRLHTLGAGQVQARTFHAAALAQLGHFWPLVVGGPAPRVLDFKGRLLGQAAERAKVRVDTATLRDVAAEIEWRKVQLLSPAEYEQRLPSRGIPGQLSAEQHLAIVAAYEQLKDERRMLDFEDVLLVTAGMIETEPAVAMQVREQYRHFVVDEYQDVSPAQQRLLELWLGDRRDLCVVGDASQTIYSFAGATSEYLLGFERTYPDATIVRLERNYRSEPPIVETANRLMRGRAGALRLRAAVAAADAPEPGPTAARSVAEPELREYPDDLTEARGVAARIRERLRAGAKPEEIAVLIRVNSQSALYEQALEEAGVPVRVRGAQRFFDRPEVKEAVHHLRAQALVPAEEPLFKSVSDVLRGLGWSAQPPAGPGAVRARWESLNAIARLVDDVPPGTTFRAFTDQLRARAESHHEPTLEAVTVATLHSAKGLEWPEVHLVGLSEGLLPIAYAKGLEAVDEERRLMYVGITRARRRLELSWARQAGGSRGEREPSRFLRELGIRTPDATRDGAPAARPRRTG, via the coding sequence ATGACCCCCGCCGACGCCGACCCGTTGCTCGCCGGCCTCGACGACGAGCAGCGCGTCGCGGCCGAAGCGTTGCTCCGGCCGGTGTGCGTGCTGGCCGGCGCCGGCACCGGGAAGACCCGGGCGATCACCCACCGCATCGCGTACGGGGTCGCATCCGGGGCGTACGACCCGAAGCGGATCATGGCCCTCACCTTCACGGCCCGCGCGGCCGCGGAGCTCCGCGGCCGGCTGCACACGCTCGGTGCCGGCCAGGTCCAGGCGCGCACGTTCCACGCGGCCGCTCTCGCGCAGCTCGGCCACTTCTGGCCCCTCGTCGTCGGCGGCCCGGCGCCGCGCGTGCTCGACTTCAAGGGCCGGCTGCTGGGGCAGGCAGCCGAGCGGGCGAAGGTGCGGGTCGACACGGCGACGCTGCGGGATGTCGCGGCGGAGATCGAGTGGCGCAAGGTGCAGCTGCTGAGCCCCGCCGAATACGAGCAGCGGCTGCCGTCGCGGGGCATCCCCGGGCAGCTGTCGGCCGAACAGCATCTCGCGATCGTCGCGGCGTACGAGCAGCTGAAAGACGAGCGCCGCATGCTCGACTTCGAAGACGTGCTGCTCGTGACGGCGGGCATGATCGAGACCGAGCCGGCGGTCGCCATGCAGGTGCGCGAGCAGTACCGGCACTTCGTCGTCGACGAGTACCAGGACGTCTCGCCGGCGCAGCAGCGGCTGCTCGAGCTGTGGCTCGGCGATCGTCGCGACCTCTGCGTCGTCGGCGACGCGAGCCAGACGATCTACTCGTTCGCCGGGGCGACGAGCGAGTACCTCCTCGGCTTCGAACGCACCTACCCGGATGCCACGATCGTGCGGCTCGAGCGCAACTACCGCTCGGAGCCGCCGATCGTGGAGACCGCGAACCGGCTGATGCGGGGCCGCGCGGGAGCGCTACGGCTGCGTGCGGCCGTGGCGGCCGCGGATGCTCCTGAGCCAGGCCCGACCGCGGCGCGGAGCGTCGCCGAGCCCGAGCTCCGCGAGTACCCCGACGATCTCACCGAGGCCCGCGGCGTCGCGGCGCGAATCCGCGAGCGGCTCCGGGCCGGGGCGAAGCCCGAGGAGATCGCGGTCCTCATCCGCGTGAACAGCCAGTCCGCACTCTACGAGCAGGCGCTCGAAGAGGCCGGCGTGCCGGTGCGCGTGCGCGGTGCGCAACGCTTCTTCGACCGGCCCGAGGTGAAGGAGGCCGTGCACCACCTGCGCGCGCAGGCGCTCGTGCCGGCCGAGGAACCGCTCTTCAAGTCGGTCAGCGACGTGCTGCGCGGACTCGGGTGGTCGGCGCAGCCGCCCGCAGGGCCGGGCGCGGTGCGGGCCCGCTGGGAGTCCCTGAACGCGATCGCCCGGCTGGTCGACGATGTGCCGCCCGGTACGACGTTCCGCGCGTTCACCGACCAGCTCCGGGCCCGGGCCGAGAGCCACCACGAGCCGACCCTGGAAGCCGTCACGGTCGCGACGCTGCACTCCGCGAAGGGCCTCGAGTGGCCCGAGGTCCACCTCGTCGGCCTCTCGGAGGGGCTGCTGCCGATCGCCTACGCCAAGGGGCTCGAGGCCGTCGACGAGGAGCGCCGACTCATGTACGTCGGCATCACGCGGGCACGGCGCCGGCTCGAGCTGAGCTGGGCCCGGCAGGCCGGTGGCTCCCGAGGGGAACGGGAGCCGTCGCGGTTCCTCCGGGAACTCGGCATCCGCACTCCGGATGCGACTCGTGACGGAGCACCTGCGGCGCGGCCCCGTCGGACGGGATGA